In Streptomyces sp. NBC_00448, the following are encoded in one genomic region:
- a CDS encoding winged helix-turn-helix transcriptional regulator, with protein sequence MVERTRFDDSDCPVARSVDAIGDWWSLLIVRDAFDGSRRFGEFQRSLGVAKNILTARLRALVAAGVLDTAPASDGSAYHEYVLTPKGRGLFPVVVALRQWGEQNLFAPGEPHSELLDRRQGRPLRALEVHAADGRRLTPDDTTVRKLD encoded by the coding sequence ATGGTGGAGCGGACCCGCTTCGACGACAGCGACTGCCCCGTCGCGCGGTCGGTGGACGCCATCGGCGACTGGTGGTCGCTGCTGATCGTGCGGGACGCCTTCGACGGCAGCCGCCGCTTCGGGGAGTTCCAGCGCAGCCTCGGCGTGGCGAAGAACATCCTCACCGCGCGCCTGCGCGCCCTGGTCGCCGCCGGCGTCCTCGACACCGCCCCCGCGTCGGACGGCAGCGCCTACCACGAGTACGTACTGACCCCGAAGGGCCGGGGCCTCTTCCCCGTCGTCGTCGCCCTGCGGCAGTGGGGCGAGCAGAACCTCTTCGCCCCGGGCGAGCCCCACTCCGAGCTTCTCGACCGCCGGCAGGGCCGCCCCTTGCGCGCCCTGGAGGTCCACGCCGCGGACGGACGGCGCCTCACCCCCGACGACACCACGGTCCGCAAACTCGACTGA
- a CDS encoding MFS transporter: MAGEAETAIDTEIEAEVSAGGTGAGTETRAAPSTETSGFRLSRGLTLLFAVACGTAVANVYFAQPLLVTLGREFSIGTATVGAIVTLTQVGYGLGLFFLVPLGDLLDRRRLVVAQLLLLAAALTAVGTAGNAALLLVGLTSVGLLAVVTQTLVAFATSLAAPEERGKVVGLVTSGVVTGILFARSVSGLLADLAGWRSVYLCSAALTGLLALTLHRLLPSRNKVVSSAVGYGQLLRSTVQLFARERLLRVRALLALLIFAAFSTLWSSVALPLSAPPLSLSHTAIGAFGLAGAAGALAATGAGRLNDRGHSRRTTGIGLALLTVSWLPLAFTRHSLWALAVGVIVLDLAVQAVHVTNQTLIYALHPEAGSRLIGGYMVFYSIGSASGAVAATTLYAAAGWTAVCALGAGISLLAFLLWAALPERPGAAP, translated from the coding sequence ATGGCGGGCGAGGCCGAAACCGCGATCGATACCGAGATCGAAGCCGAGGTCTCGGCTGGGGGTACAGGCGCAGGCACGGAAACGCGCGCGGCACCGAGCACGGAGACGTCCGGGTTCAGGCTCTCCAGAGGGCTCACCCTGCTCTTCGCCGTGGCCTGCGGCACCGCGGTGGCCAACGTCTACTTCGCCCAGCCGCTCCTGGTGACGCTCGGCCGCGAATTCTCGATCGGCACGGCGACGGTCGGCGCGATCGTGACGCTGACCCAAGTCGGCTACGGGCTCGGGCTGTTCTTCCTGGTGCCGCTGGGTGACCTGCTCGACCGCAGACGCCTCGTCGTGGCCCAACTCCTGCTGCTGGCAGCGGCGTTGACCGCTGTCGGCACCGCCGGGAACGCGGCGCTGCTGCTGGTGGGCCTCACCTCCGTGGGGCTGCTCGCGGTGGTCACCCAGACGCTGGTGGCCTTCGCCACGTCGCTGGCCGCGCCTGAGGAGCGCGGCAAGGTCGTCGGCCTGGTGACCAGCGGCGTGGTCACCGGCATCCTGTTCGCCCGCTCCGTCTCCGGCCTGCTGGCCGACCTCGCCGGCTGGCGCTCGGTGTACCTCTGCTCGGCGGCCCTCACCGGCCTGCTCGCCCTGACCCTCCACCGCCTGCTGCCGTCCCGGAACAAGGTTGTGTCGAGTGCCGTCGGGTACGGTCAACTGCTGCGCTCCACCGTTCAGTTGTTCGCGCGCGAGCGCCTTCTACGGGTACGGGCCCTGCTCGCCCTGCTGATCTTCGCCGCCTTCAGCACGCTGTGGAGCAGCGTCGCGCTGCCACTCAGCGCACCCCCGCTCTCCTTGTCCCACACCGCGATCGGGGCGTTCGGGCTGGCCGGGGCCGCGGGCGCCCTCGCCGCCACCGGCGCCGGCCGGCTCAACGACCGCGGCCACTCCCGGCGCACCACCGGCATCGGGCTGGCCCTGCTCACCGTCTCCTGGCTGCCCCTGGCCTTCACCCGGCACTCGCTGTGGGCGCTGGCCGTCGGCGTGATCGTCCTCGACCTCGCCGTCCAGGCGGTGCACGTCACCAACCAGACGCTGATCTACGCGCTGCACCCGGAGGCGGGGAGCCGGCTGATCGGCGGCTACATGGTCTTCTACTCGATCGGCAGCGCCTCGGGCGCCGTCGCCGCGACCACGCTCTACGCGGCGGCGGGCTGGACGGCCGTGTGCGCGCTGGGCGCGGGGATCAGCCTGCTCGCGTTCCTGCTGTGGGCGGCGCTGCCTGAGCGGCCGGGCGCAGCGCCATGA
- a CDS encoding SDR family oxidoreductase — protein MHVFVTGGTGTIGSAVVAELLGNGHTVLALARSDSSAQALERAGAKALRGDLADLDTLRSGAAQCDGVISLAFGRDYGSPDALTRAIAEESAALATLGQELVGSDRPIVTVSGTPWVPGRASVEADPLPTDGPVGGRGRSVNALLDLASRGVRGTAVRMPRTVHNEGKGGFAGLLADQARRTGVAGYPGDGTQRWPAVHALDAAVLFRLALESAPAGTSWHAVGDEGDAVRDIAAVIGRRLGLPVEEVPQENFGPFGPIFAMDQPASSAHTREALGWQPTHSGLLEDLETIQP, from the coding sequence ATGCATGTCTTCGTCACCGGCGGTACCGGCACCATCGGCTCCGCCGTCGTCGCCGAACTGCTCGGCAACGGCCACACCGTCCTCGCACTGGCCCGCTCGGACAGTTCCGCGCAGGCCCTTGAGCGCGCCGGCGCCAAGGCGCTGCGCGGCGACCTGGCCGACCTCGACACCCTGCGGTCCGGCGCGGCGCAATGCGACGGCGTGATCAGCCTGGCGTTCGGACGTGACTACGGCAGTCCGGACGCGCTCACCCGGGCCATCGCCGAGGAGAGCGCCGCTCTCGCCACGCTGGGGCAGGAACTCGTCGGGAGCGACCGCCCGATCGTCACGGTCTCCGGCACGCCCTGGGTGCCGGGACGCGCCTCCGTCGAGGCCGATCCGCTGCCGACCGACGGCCCGGTGGGCGGTCGAGGCCGTTCGGTCAACGCACTGCTGGACCTCGCCTCGCGCGGTGTGCGCGGCACGGCCGTCCGCATGCCCCGCACGGTCCACAACGAGGGCAAGGGCGGATTCGCCGGCCTGCTGGCCGATCAGGCGCGCCGCACCGGGGTGGCCGGCTACCCGGGCGACGGCACCCAGCGCTGGCCGGCCGTGCACGCGCTCGACGCGGCGGTCCTGTTCCGCCTGGCCCTCGAGTCCGCGCCGGCCGGGACGTCCTGGCACGCCGTCGGCGACGAGGGAGACGCGGTGCGGGACATCGCCGCAGTCATCGGGCGGCGACTGGGCCTGCCGGTCGAGGAGGTTCCGCAGGAGAACTTCGGCCCGTTCGGCCCGATCTTCGCCATGGACCAGCCGGCGTCCAGCGCCCACACCCGCGAGGCGCTCGGCTGGCAGCCGACCCACTCCGGCCTCCTCGA
- a CDS encoding TetR/AcrR family transcriptional regulator: protein MARWQPGADQRLVVAAVDLFTEQGYDATTVAQIAERAGVTKSTFFRYFSDKRELLVAGQETLGRLLADGITEAPVSAGPLQAVAAGLERASGAMGPANRELGPRLKAAVAASTELQERDALKSVGLAAAMTAALVARGVPEPTAHLAAELGVLAFKRGYAQWSEGERDDTEGLAPHALAALEDLRAAATSLG, encoded by the coding sequence ATGGCCAGATGGCAACCGGGAGCGGACCAACGACTCGTCGTCGCGGCGGTCGACCTGTTCACCGAGCAGGGGTACGACGCCACCACGGTGGCGCAGATCGCCGAGCGCGCCGGCGTCACCAAGAGCACCTTCTTCCGGTACTTCTCCGACAAACGCGAGCTGCTGGTCGCCGGCCAGGAGACGCTCGGCAGGCTGCTCGCCGACGGCATCACCGAGGCCCCCGTGAGCGCCGGCCCGCTCCAGGCGGTGGCGGCCGGTCTCGAGCGCGCATCGGGCGCCATGGGTCCGGCGAACCGCGAACTCGGCCCCCGCCTCAAAGCGGCCGTGGCGGCCAGCACCGAACTGCAGGAGCGCGACGCCCTCAAGAGCGTCGGTCTCGCGGCCGCCATGACGGCCGCGCTCGTCGCCCGCGGCGTCCCCGAGCCGACCGCGCACCTCGCGGCCGAGCTGGGAGTCCTCGCGTTCAAGCGGGGATACGCCCAGTGGTCCGAAGGTGAGCGTGACGACACGGAAGGGCTCGCGCCGCATGCGCTGGCGGCCTTGGAGGACCTGCGTGCGGCAGCCACGTCGCTGGGCTGA